A window from Roseburia sp. 499 encodes these proteins:
- a CDS encoding LTA synthase family protein — protein MRTLISVIWLFLGTINGCVLLKRVTPFSYTDLKLVNDLFTMKSNYFTNTEAFIVITLVIAVILSLIVFWKKGPKYTGKQHRVLSIVSVGAFALLIPMVTQAAVSNNILASYFENIAQGYKDYGFVYSFSASVVDRGMSAPDDYSNKTVQAALDKVITQETDASVEKPNIICVLLESFVDPNEINFLECSENPVPNFENLAANYSSGYLTVPVVGAGTANTEFEILTGMGMQYFGLGEYPYKTILKTNSCESIASDLKNLGYGTEVVHNNGGNFYSRANAFSQMGFDNFTSKEMMNITEYTPLGTWPTDDILVSEVAKALDSTPQQDFVYTITVQGHGAYPTEKVIENPEITVTGAETEEANNEWEYYVNEIHEVDKFIANLTNMLSQRDEKTIVVFFGDHLPTMGLEESDMKSGSIFKTRYVTWNNFGLEKVDRDLTSYQLLAAVTNQLGIHEGTMFRLHQNNNFQDIDTYSSDMELLQYDILYGDRYTYGQKDLYPASDLIMGVQDVVIENLSVDNNVLYLTGQNFTRWSKVFVNGEKVSTTYLDGTHLKISLNSLDEGTNSIMVNQMGSSDTIFRSSNEISFDKPEIVESDTTENTIEDSDILNDAESADETLENNISGEVEDTPLD, from the coding sequence ATGCGTACATTGATTAGTGTCATCTGGCTGTTCCTTGGAACCATTAACGGATGTGTACTTTTAAAGCGTGTTACACCTTTTAGCTATACTGATTTGAAACTGGTAAATGATTTGTTTACCATGAAAAGTAACTACTTTACCAATACCGAAGCGTTTATTGTTATCACTTTAGTTATAGCTGTTATTTTATCCTTGATTGTTTTTTGGAAAAAGGGACCGAAATACACCGGAAAACAACATCGTGTCTTAAGCATTGTGTCTGTTGGCGCCTTTGCTTTGCTTATTCCAATGGTAACTCAAGCTGCTGTTAGCAACAACATTTTAGCAAGCTACTTTGAGAATATTGCACAAGGTTACAAAGATTACGGATTCGTATACAGCTTTTCCGCCAGTGTTGTTGACCGCGGTATGAGTGCTCCTGATGATTATTCTAATAAAACCGTTCAGGCTGCTCTGGATAAAGTAATAACACAGGAAACAGATGCTTCCGTGGAAAAGCCGAACATTATTTGTGTATTGCTGGAATCTTTTGTTGACCCAAATGAAATCAACTTCTTGGAATGTTCTGAGAATCCGGTTCCTAACTTTGAGAATCTGGCTGCTAACTACTCTTCCGGTTACCTTACCGTTCCGGTAGTAGGTGCAGGTACTGCCAATACAGAATTTGAAATTTTAACCGGTATGGGAATGCAATACTTTGGACTTGGTGAATATCCATACAAAACCATCTTAAAGACAAATTCTTGTGAAAGTATTGCCAGTGATCTTAAAAACCTTGGTTATGGTACAGAAGTTGTCCACAATAACGGTGGAAATTTCTACAGCCGTGCAAATGCCTTTTCTCAAATGGGATTTGATAACTTTACAAGTAAGGAAATGATGAATATTACAGAATATACACCACTTGGCACATGGCCAACCGATGATATTCTGGTAAGCGAAGTAGCAAAAGCTCTGGACTCTACTCCACAGCAGGACTTTGTATATACCATTACCGTACAGGGACATGGAGCATATCCAACCGAAAAAGTGATTGAAAATCCTGAAATCACTGTAACCGGTGCTGAAACAGAAGAGGCTAATAACGAATGGGAATATTATGTAAACGAAATTCACGAAGTAGATAAGTTTATTGCAAACTTAACCAATATGTTATCTCAGCGTGATGAAAAAACAATTGTTGTTTTCTTTGGTGACCACCTCCCTACTATGGGACTGGAAGAAAGTGATATGAAGAGTGGAAGTATCTTCAAGACAAGATATGTTACTTGGAACAATTTTGGTCTGGAAAAGGTTGACCGTGACCTTACTTCTTATCAGTTGCTTGCAGCTGTAACAAACCAGCTCGGCATCCACGAAGGTACTATGTTCCGTCTCCATCAGAACAATAACTTCCAAGATATTGACACTTACTCAAGCGATATGGAATTATTACAATATGATATTCTTTATGGTGATCGCTATACTTATGGTCAAAAAGACCTCTATCCTGCCTCTGACTTAATCATGGGTGTACAGGATGTCGTCATTGAGAATCTTTCTGTAGACAATAACGTTTTATATTTGACCGGACAGAACTTCACTCGTTGGAGTAAAGTATTTGTAAATGGAGAAAAGGTTTCCACCACTTATCTTGATGGAACCCACTTAAAGATTTCTCTCAACTCCCTTGATGAGGGAACAAACAGTATTATGGTAAATCAGATGGGCTCCTCGGATACAATATTCCGAAGCTCCAATGAAATAAGCTTTGATAAGCCAGAGATTGTAGAATCCGATACCACAGAAAATACCATAGAAGATTCTGATATCTTAAACGATGCAGAATCTGCCGATGAAACTTTAGAAAATAATATTTCCGGCGAAGTAGAAGATACACCTTTAGATTAG
- a CDS encoding methyl-accepting chemotaxis protein — MFANLKVRTKLILLVVIAIVSMIIMEIVNMSRMEESYKQSVESMREELYSDYDEQIQGQVENVITLLEGVYAKQQSGEYTEEEARKLAADIVRDLRYGTSGYFWIDTYEGDNVVLLGGDSEGTNRMDTVDVNGYQMVKDIIKNGQKEGGGFTDYYFTKEGSTEVYPKRAYSKSFEPYQWVIGTGNYIDELEEIVAENNAAQEAMFQQTKVIVIIAVVVIMVALMLLALTIVRDISGSLRISMKFMNHMAEGDYTHSFPEKYKNRKDDFGELAKCITDMRDATVVLISKVKEESETINQVVGVVNERVIELNGGIEGVSATTEELSAGMEETAATTTVVNESSEEMHAAVQNIAQRSQDGAEKAAEINNRAEETKQKVIDAKEKTSILRKEIQQELENSLENVKVVEQIYELADAIMEITSQTNLLALNASIEAARAGEAGKGFAVVAGEIGNLADQSRETVMKIQNVTQGVTEAVGNLSDNAKKLLDFVVTDVAADYEEFLEIGEQYSQDAIYIESLVSDFSATAQQLFANMEGIRTSMQDISKAADEGALGTTDIAQKASDIAQESEAVLQQVTKTRKSAELLKNEIEKFNI, encoded by the coding sequence ATGTTTGCAAATTTAAAGGTACGTACAAAACTAATTTTATTGGTGGTTATTGCAATTGTGTCCATGATTATTATGGAAATTGTCAATATGTCCAGGATGGAAGAATCTTACAAACAGTCCGTGGAGTCTATGAGAGAGGAACTCTACAGCGATTATGACGAACAGATTCAGGGACAGGTGGAGAATGTCATAACGTTGTTGGAGGGGGTTTATGCAAAACAGCAGAGCGGAGAATATACAGAAGAGGAAGCTAGGAAGCTGGCCGCTGATATCGTACGAGATCTTCGTTACGGTACGAGCGGATATTTTTGGATTGATACTTATGAAGGAGATAATGTAGTTCTTCTGGGAGGCGATTCAGAAGGAACTAATCGTATGGATACTGTAGACGTGAATGGTTATCAGATGGTGAAAGATATCATTAAGAATGGTCAAAAAGAGGGGGGCGGATTTACGGATTATTACTTTACAAAGGAAGGTAGTACAGAAGTTTATCCGAAACGTGCCTATAGTAAATCATTTGAACCGTATCAGTGGGTGATTGGTACCGGTAATTATATAGATGAGTTGGAAGAGATAGTAGCAGAGAATAATGCAGCTCAGGAGGCAATGTTCCAGCAAACGAAAGTGATAGTAATTATAGCGGTAGTTGTTATTATGGTTGCGCTGATGTTACTGGCACTTACAATTGTAAGGGATATTTCTGGTTCCTTAAGAATATCCATGAAGTTTATGAATCATATGGCAGAGGGAGATTACACACATAGTTTTCCTGAAAAATATAAAAATCGTAAAGATGATTTTGGCGAACTTGCAAAATGTATTACGGATATGCGAGATGCTACAGTAGTATTGATTAGCAAGGTAAAAGAGGAATCTGAGACTATTAATCAGGTAGTAGGTGTGGTAAATGAGCGGGTAATTGAGTTAAATGGTGGTATTGAAGGCGTATCTGCTACCACTGAAGAGTTATCGGCAGGTATGGAAGAAACTGCAGCCACAACAACAGTAGTAAATGAATCTTCTGAGGAAATGCATGCGGCAGTACAAAATATTGCACAGCGTTCTCAGGATGGAGCAGAAAAGGCAGCAGAAATTAATAATCGGGCAGAGGAAACAAAACAGAAGGTTATAGATGCAAAGGAAAAGACTTCAATACTTAGAAAAGAAATACAGCAGGAATTGGAGAACTCTTTAGAAAATGTAAAAGTAGTAGAGCAGATATACGAATTGGCAGATGCAATTATGGAGATTACCTCACAGACAAATCTGTTGGCATTAAATGCTTCTATTGAAGCGGCAAGAGCAGGAGAAGCAGGAAAAGGATTTGCTGTAGTGGCAGGAGAAATTGGAAATCTTGCAGACCAGTCCAGAGAAACTGTAATGAAGATTCAAAACGTTACTCAGGGTGTAACGGAAGCGGTAGGAAATCTGTCAGATAATGCAAAGAAGTTATTGGATTTCGTAGTAACTGATGTGGCAGCGGATTATGAAGAGTTTCTTGAAATCGGAGAACAGTACAGTCAGGATGCGATTTATATTGAAAGTTTGGTAAGTGATTTCAGTGCTACCGCACAGCAGTTATTTGCCAATATGGAGGGTATCCGTACTTCTATGCAGGATATTTCAAAAGCAGCGGATGAGGGAGCTTTAGGAACTACAGATATTGCACAGAAGGCATCTGATATTGCACAGGAATCAGAAGCAGTATTACAGCAGGTAACAAAAACACGAAAGAGTGCAGAACTTCTTAAAAACGAAATTGAAAAGTTCAATATTTAA
- a CDS encoding MBL fold metallo-hydrolase, with product MKDKGKRLLAVVLSMLLLSGCIGQNQQQSTERTEDSAFTESKENLEVHFIDVGQGDATLIRQGEHAMLIDAGDNSKGTAVQAYLQMQNIEKLDYVIGTHPDSDHIGGLDVILYKFEWDTVMMPDVDKDTRTYEDVIKVIQDKNRQVTVPKAGETYSLGMAEFTIVCPQKNDYGDNSNNYSIGLRLEFGENHFLFTGDAEEEAEQDMLASGMDLSADVFKAAHHGSDTANTEDFLETVDPDAVVISCGVENSYGHPRAAVMNQLRQMGVEVYRTDEQGTIVVYSDGENIIWNCSASESWKAGEPTVSDAGQETSQLQEELQKEPGQEVDNAAYVLNTNTGKFHKPSCSSVEQISEKNREYTNKSREEMIEAGYEPCKRCNP from the coding sequence GTGAAAGATAAAGGGAAGAGACTGCTTGCGGTTGTGCTATCAATGCTCTTACTGTCAGGCTGCATAGGGCAGAACCAACAGCAAAGTACAGAGAGAACAGAAGATTCTGCGTTCACAGAGTCGAAAGAGAATTTAGAAGTGCATTTTATTGATGTTGGTCAAGGAGATGCTACGCTGATTCGGCAGGGAGAACATGCCATGCTTATTGATGCAGGAGATAACAGCAAGGGAACGGCAGTACAGGCATATCTGCAAATGCAGAATATAGAAAAATTGGACTATGTCATCGGAACACATCCTGATTCAGATCACATTGGCGGTTTGGATGTTATTTTGTATAAATTTGAGTGGGACACAGTGATGATGCCGGATGTGGATAAGGATACCAGAACGTATGAAGATGTAATAAAAGTAATTCAGGATAAGAACAGGCAGGTTACAGTACCAAAGGCAGGGGAGACCTATTCGCTTGGTATGGCAGAATTTACTATAGTCTGCCCGCAGAAAAATGATTATGGAGATAATAGCAATAATTATTCTATTGGACTTCGGTTAGAGTTCGGAGAGAATCACTTTCTTTTTACGGGAGATGCAGAAGAGGAAGCGGAACAGGATATGCTGGCAAGTGGAATGGATTTATCGGCAGATGTGTTTAAAGCAGCTCATCATGGAAGTGATACTGCGAATACAGAGGATTTTTTGGAAACGGTAGATCCAGATGCAGTAGTAATTAGCTGTGGTGTGGAAAATAGCTATGGACATCCGCGGGCGGCAGTTATGAATCAGTTACGGCAGATGGGAGTAGAGGTTTATCGGACAGATGAGCAGGGAACTATTGTAGTATATTCGGATGGCGAAAATATTATCTGGAATTGCAGTGCAAGTGAAAGTTGGAAGGCAGGGGAACCTACTGTTAGCGATGCAGGGCAAGAAACGTCACAGCTACAGGAAGAACTACAAAAAGAACCAGGACAGGAGGTCGATAATGCGGCTTATGTCCTAAATACTAATACAGGGAAGTTTCACAAGCCCTCTTGTAGCAGCGTAGAACAGATATCAGAGAAAAATCGGGAATATACTAATAAGAGTAGGGAAGAAATGATAGAAGCGGGGTATGAGCCTTGTAAGAGGTGTAATCCGTAA
- a CDS encoding ArsR/SmtB family transcription factor, with the protein MRVKIQREPDAVSEAIQLLIWLAEGKNIEKMKTRLMEINLAEETYEPVVAVVGKILKKAEKKFAGKMELIKEFFSTMTVQDEQILTLAEVALLAPERRYDNALEQIEKEVENASEKVISHRILTMMEMEETEDSFSTVIDVLEETGLSKEQKWQIMQVAAKPKEHFKKIKPLLIEAQELFFEYQKEWQPLIQEIAENWEEYLEEYGLKKLFQEYMNVTLDENPNGVILIPEIMSCNKLWYFSDVKEKQRDILRIGALFSTLENFKILTHPTGREQDEKEYLMQVMKCLSDKSKLGILLLLKEKRMYGSELAEALNLTTATISHHMNTLILLKLVFMEKEENKAYYQLNREGIQSIMEKMQKILL; encoded by the coding sequence ATGAGAGTAAAAATACAACGTGAACCGGATGCGGTGTCAGAGGCAATACAGTTGCTGATATGGCTTGCAGAAGGAAAGAATATAGAAAAAATGAAAACAAGGCTAATGGAAATTAACCTTGCAGAAGAAACCTATGAACCGGTGGTTGCGGTAGTTGGAAAGATATTAAAAAAAGCGGAAAAAAAGTTTGCTGGAAAAATGGAACTGATAAAGGAATTTTTTTCAACTATGACTGTTCAGGATGAGCAAATACTGACTTTGGCAGAGGTTGCATTGTTAGCACCGGAAAGACGGTATGATAATGCGCTCGAGCAGATTGAAAAAGAAGTAGAAAATGCGTCAGAAAAAGTTATCAGCCATAGAATTTTGACAATGATGGAGATGGAAGAGACAGAGGATTCTTTTAGCACAGTGATAGATGTGTTGGAGGAAACAGGACTTTCCAAGGAACAAAAATGGCAGATTATGCAAGTAGCTGCCAAGCCCAAAGAACATTTTAAAAAGATAAAACCTTTACTGATAGAAGCGCAAGAACTGTTTTTTGAATATCAAAAAGAGTGGCAGCCATTAATTCAGGAAATCGCAGAGAATTGGGAAGAGTATCTTGAAGAATATGGACTTAAGAAGCTGTTTCAGGAATATATGAATGTAACCTTAGATGAGAATCCAAATGGAGTGATTTTGATTCCCGAAATTATGAGTTGCAATAAGTTATGGTACTTTTCAGATGTAAAAGAAAAGCAAAGGGACATTCTTCGCATAGGAGCACTGTTTTCTACCCTGGAAAATTTTAAAATACTTACGCATCCGACAGGAAGGGAACAAGATGAAAAGGAATATCTGATGCAGGTAATGAAATGCTTATCGGATAAAAGTAAGTTAGGAATTCTTTTGTTACTGAAGGAGAAAAGAATGTATGGTAGCGAGCTTGCGGAAGCATTAAACCTTACGACAGCTACCATTTCTCATCATATGAATACTTTAATTCTGTTGAAACTGGTATTTATGGAAAAAGAAGAGAATAAAGCATATTATCAGCTGAACAGGGAAGGTATTCAGAGTATAATGGAAAAAATGCAGAAAATTTTATTGTAA
- a CDS encoding MFS transporter, translating to MSEKKIRYRDLVTQKEYLKMIVANLINRFGDSVDALAFTWMVYAITGSAAWSAIIFGLNHIPTIFIQPFAGALVEGMKKKRLMIVTDIMRGIIVAGLAVLYGMDRITPTVLVVFTLVISTVEAFRIPAGMAFVPKILEEKYFEVGTGLGNTLSTVMELVGTGAAGGIIAVFGIRTAIFIDAVTFFLSALIISGIRYKEQRLQKQKVDVNGYFQLLKGGISYIKKKRIVMNFCIMGFLLNALLTPLNSLLTPLVVEVLKQDSEFLSVIGIALSVGMGIGSFCYPFLTQKIKSNVMVYLSGIMIGVFYLSFPLAGRFADYIQLVLIICILGAAGLGISASILMAVLNVQFMKQVDQEYMARAGSVFNAIGTAAIPVISVLITPLVAVLNVKTVLVVCGVLSMVLFICMGIGKVKFAEE from the coding sequence ATGAGTGAGAAAAAAATTAGATATCGGGATTTGGTGACGCAAAAAGAATATTTAAAGATGATAGTGGCAAATCTGATTAATCGTTTTGGAGATTCTGTAGATGCATTGGCATTTACCTGGATGGTTTATGCCATTACCGGGAGTGCAGCTTGGTCTGCAATAATTTTCGGACTAAATCACATCCCGACGATTTTTATACAACCTTTTGCAGGTGCGTTAGTGGAAGGAATGAAAAAGAAAAGGCTGATGATTGTAACAGATATTATGCGAGGCATTATTGTAGCGGGATTAGCGGTACTCTATGGAATGGATAGGATAACGCCCACAGTACTTGTGGTGTTTACACTGGTTATTTCTACCGTAGAGGCGTTTCGAATTCCGGCGGGAATGGCATTTGTTCCTAAGATATTGGAAGAAAAGTATTTCGAAGTAGGAACCGGATTAGGGAATACCCTTTCTACCGTGATGGAATTGGTGGGAACAGGAGCAGCAGGAGGGATTATTGCAGTATTTGGTATTCGTACTGCGATTTTTATTGATGCAGTTACTTTTTTTCTATCTGCCTTAATTATTTCAGGAATTCGATATAAAGAACAGCGGTTGCAAAAGCAGAAGGTTGATGTGAACGGATATTTCCAATTACTCAAAGGAGGAATTTCGTATATTAAGAAAAAGAGAATTGTTATGAACTTCTGCATCATGGGATTTTTGTTAAATGCTCTTTTAACACCTTTGAATTCGCTTTTGACACCACTTGTCGTAGAGGTACTGAAACAGGATAGTGAATTTTTAAGTGTAATAGGAATAGCACTTTCCGTTGGAATGGGAATCGGTTCCTTTTGTTATCCATTTCTGACACAGAAAATAAAATCCAATGTAATGGTGTATCTTAGTGGAATTATGATAGGAGTCTTTTATTTGAGTTTTCCATTGGCAGGAAGATTTGCGGATTATATACAATTGGTATTGATTATCTGTATTCTTGGTGCAGCGGGATTGGGAATTTCTGCCAGCATATTAATGGCAGTTTTGAATGTACAGTTTATGAAACAGGTAGATCAGGAATATATGGCTCGCGCGGGCTCTGTCTTTAATGCAATTGGAACCGCAGCCATACCGGTGATATCAGTGCTTATTACACCATTGGTGGCAGTTTTGAATGTAAAAACAGTTCTCGTTGTATGTGGAGTGCTTTCTATGGTATTATTTATCTGTATGGGAATAGGAAAAGTAAAATTTGCAGAGGAATAA